In Vigna radiata var. radiata cultivar VC1973A chromosome 3, Vradiata_ver6, whole genome shotgun sequence, the following proteins share a genomic window:
- the LOC106756893 gene encoding putative disease resistance protein RGA4, translating into MGIHDLVHDLALFVAKDECLYVSSNIQNIPENVRHLSFAESSLFDNLVIKKSAAVRTILFPNGAVGANGEAMLNTCLSKFKCLRVLDLNGSTFETLPRAIAKMKHLRYLDISKNFKIKGLPDSICNLQSLQVLFCSECIELEVLPKGLRKLISIRHLEFSTKQTVLPVNEITKLVSLECLAIESCHNVESVFGGVKFPSLKTLHVRNCGSLKSMSLDGQNFPKLETLVVENCDNLDLELCKGDGEEESPKLKLKLVFLVGLPQLVALPKWVQEAANSLGCLVVFNCENIETLPDWLPTLTNLKSLYLLDCPNLVSLSDNIHHLTALETLKIGDCANLYKKYEPNVGEFWPKISHIKDFVIHEP; encoded by the exons ATGGG AATACATGATTTGGTGCATGATCTAGCTCTTTTTGTTGCAAAGGATGAGTGTCTATATGTAAGTTCCAACATTCAAAATATTCCAGAAAATGTTCGGCATCTGTCTTTTGCTGAAAGCAGTTTGTTTGACAATTTAGTCATAAAAAAATCAGCAGCTGTGAGAACCATACTGTTTCCAAATGGTGCAGTAGGTGCCAACGGTGAAGCTATGCTAAATACGTGTCTGTCAAAGTTCAAATGCTTGCGAGTTTTGGACTTAAATGGTTCGACATTCGAGACTTTGCCCCGTGCCATTGCTAAGATGAAACATTTGAGGTATTTGGACATTAGCAAAAATTTCAAGATTAAGGGACTCCCCGACTCTATTTGCAATCTCCAAAGTTTGCAAGTGTTGTTCTGTAGCGAATGCATAGAGCTGGAAGTATTGCCCAAAggattaagaaaattaatcagTATCCGTCATTTGGAGTTTAGCACAAAGCAAACTGTTTTGCCTGTGAATGAGATCACCAAATTGGTGTCGCTTGAATGCTTGGCTATTGAATCATGCCATAATGTGGAGTCCGTCTTTGGAGGGGTGAAATTCCCTTCTCTTAAAACATTGCACGTTCGAAACTGTGGGAGTCTAAAGTCAATGTCGCTAGATGGTCAAAATTTTCCCAAATTAGAAACATTGGTTGTTGAGAACTGCGATAATTTGGACTTGGAACTGTGTAAGGgtgatggtgaagaagaaaGCCCGAAGCTGAAgttaaaacttgtatttttggTCGGTTTACCACAGCTGGTGGCATTACCTAAATGGGTTCAGGAAGCTGCCAACTCCTTAGGGtgtttggttgtttttaatTGTGAGAATATTGAAACACTTCCAGATTGGTTACCAACTCTGACTAATCTGAAATCACTTTATCTACTAGATTGCCCAAATTTGGTATCTCTCTCAGATAACATTCATCACCTCACTGCACTTGAAACTTTGAAGATTGGAGATTGTgctaacttatataaaaaatatgaaccCAATGTTGGAGAGTTTTGGCCCAAAATATCACACATCAAAGACTTTGTGATTCATGAACCATAA
- the LOC106757780 gene encoding vacuolar protein sorting-associated protein 35B-like has protein sequence MIAERFEDEEKWLAEGIAGIQHNAFFMHRALDEDNLRDALKYSAQMLSELRTSRLSPHKYYELYMRAFDELRRLEIFFKDERRHGVAIADLYELVQHAGNILPRLYLLCTVGSAYLRSKDAPVRDVLKDLVEMCRAVQHPIRGLFLRSYLSQVSKDKLPDIGHEDEEGESKDVMVAVEFVLQNFTEMNKLWVRLQLQHQGPSRIREKREKERNELRDLVGKNLHVLSQIEGVNLEMYKDIVLPSVLEQVVNCNDELAQFYLMECIIQVFPDEYHLQTLETLLGACPQLQPTVDIKTVLSQLMDRLSNYAASNTEVLPEFLQVEAFAKLSTAIGRVIEAQADMPIVGAIALHVSLLTFTLRVHPDRFDYVDQVLGSCVKKLSGKPKLDDSRATKQVVALLSAPLDKYNDIVTALTLSNYPRVMDHLDHETNKVMAMVIIQSIMKNNTCISTADKVEVLFELIKGLIVDLDGTIVEEVDEEDFNEEQNSVARLIHMFHNDEPEEMFKIICTVKKHIMSGGPRRLPFTVPSLIFSALRLIRQLHGQDGDIVGEEVPTTPKKIFQLLNEVI, from the exons ATGATTGCAGAGAGATTCGAGGACGAAGAAAAATGGCTCGCCGAGGGTATCGCCGGGATTCAGCACAACGCATTCTTCATGCATCGCGCACTG GATGAAGACAATCTCAGAGACGCTCTCAAATACTCTGCGCAGATGCTATCGGAGCTTCGAACTTCTAGGCTCTCACCGCACAAATACTACGAActgt ATATGAGAGCCTTCGATGAGCTTCGGAGGCTGGAGATATTCTTCAAAGACGAAAGAAGACACGGCGTTGCAATTGCTGATCTATACGAGCTTGTTCAGCACGCTGGAAATATATTGCCTAGACT GTATCTGCTTTGCACGGTAGGATCTGCTTACCTTAGAAGCAAGGATGCTCCAGTAAGGGATGTTCTTAAAGATCTAGTGGAAATGTGTCGCGCTGTTCAGCATCCAATTCGCGGTCTGTTTTTGAGGAGCTACCTTTCTCAAGTCAGTAAAGATAAGTTGCCTGATATTGGACATGAAGATGAAGAGGG GGAATCTAAGGATGTGATGGTTGCAGTTGAGTTTGTTCTACAGAATTTCACAGAAATGAATAAGCTTTGGGTTCGGTTGCAGTTGCAGCATCAG GGACCCAGTCGGATAAGAGAGAAGAGGGAAAAAGAAAGGAACGAGCTTCGTGATCTT GTAGGGAAGAATCTGCATGTTCTGAGTCAGATAGAGGGTGTGAACCTTGAGATGTACAAAGACATCGTCCTTCCAAGTGTATTAGAGCAG GTTGTCAACTGTAATGATGAGCTTGCCCAATTTTATCTTATGGAGTGTATAATCCAGGTTTTTCCTGACGAGTACCATTTGCAGACACTTGAGACACTGTTAGGTGCTTGCCCCCAATTGCAG CCCACAGTAGACATCAAAACAGTGCTTTCTCAGTTGATGGACAGGTTGTCAAATTATGCTGCCTCTAATACTGAA GTATTGCCTGAATTTCTGCAAGTGGAAGCATTTGCCAAATTAAGCACAGCAATAGGCCGG GTGATAGAAGCACAAGCTGACATGCCTATTGTAGGAGCAATTgctttgcatgtttctcttctTACATTTACTCTCCGTGTTCATCCAGATCGATTTGATTATGTGGACCAAGTACTG GGATCATGTGTGAAGAAGCTTTCTGGAAAACCAAAGCTTGATGACAGTAGAGCTACAAAGCAAGTCGTAGCACTTTTAAGTGCCCCACTTGATAAATACAATGATATTGTGACCGCATTGACACTTTCTAATTATCCTCGTGTAATGGATCATCTTGATCATGAAACAAATAAAGTCATGGCCATGGTTATTATCCAAAGTATTATGAAGAATAACACTTGCATCTCTACTGCTGATAAG gttgaagttttatttgaattaataaaaggGCTTATAGTGGATTTGGATGGAACAATTGTGGAGGAG GTTGACGAAGAAGATTTCAATGAGGAACAAAATTCTGTTGCTCGTCTCATACACATGTTTCATAACGATGAACCAGAGGAAATGTTCAAG ATAATTTGTACCGTAAAGAAGCATATTATGAGTGGAGGACCAAGACGCTTGCCTTTTACAGTTCCTTCCTTGATATTCTCTGCACTCAGG TTGATCAGGCAGTTGCATGGCCAGGATGGAGATATAGTTGGAGAAGAAGTTCCTACAACACCGAAAAAAATATTTCAGCTATTAAATGAggtgatttaa